From a region of the Motacilla alba alba isolate MOTALB_02 chromosome 25, Motacilla_alba_V1.0_pri, whole genome shotgun sequence genome:
- the C25H1orf43 gene encoding protein C1orf43 homolog — translation MAGAGSNWLSGVNVVLVMAYGSLVFVLLFIFVKRQIMRFAMKSRRGPHVPVGQHAPKDLKEEIDIRLSRVQDIKYEPRLLAEDDGRLLQLETPGCYNYLYRMKALDAIRTSEIPFQAEARYPKSLIGKNFCAYLLELRNSSSSLKGIRKALIDTLLDGYESARYGTGVFGKTEYLKYEEALNELANITKARGGSSQRQHQSAVKDLTLSPEVSNPTTIQVTYLPSSQKSKRAKHFLELKSFKDNYNTLESTL, via the exons atGGCGGGGGCTGGCAGCAACTGGCTCTCGGGGGTCAACGTGGTGCTGGTCATGGCTTACGGCAGCCTG GtctttgtgctgctgttcaTCTTCGTGAAACGCCAGATCATGCGCTTCGCCATGAAGTCCCGCCGCGGCCCCCACGTCCCTGTGGGACAGCACGCACCCAAG GATTTAAAGGAAGAGATTGACATTCGACTGTCCAGGGTGCAGGACATCAAGTACGAGCCACGGCTGCTGGCAGAGGACGACGGCcgcctcctgcagctggagacacCAG gctgctATAACTACCTGTACAGGATGAAGGCACTGGATGCAATCAGGACATCAG aaatcCCTTTCCAAGCAGAGGCTCGCTACCCAAAGTCTTTAATAGGGAAGAACTTCTGTGCCTACCTGCTGGAGCTGCggaattccagcagctccttgaaAGGCATCCGCAAAGCCTTGATCGACACCTTGCTGGATGGCTACGAGAGCGCCCGCTATGGCACCGGG GTCTTTGGGAAAACGGAATATCTGAAGTATGAGGAAGCTCTGAATGAACTGGCAAACAT CACCAAGGCCCGGGGCGGCAGCAGCCAGCGGCAGCACCAGTCAGCAGTGAAAGACCTCACGCTGTCCCCTGAAGTCTCCAACCCCACCACCATCCAGGTCACCTACCTTCCTTCCAGCCAGAAGAGCAAACGTGCCAAACACTTCCTGGAGCTGAAGAGTTTCAAGGACAACTACAACACGCTGGAGAGCACCCTGTGA